One genomic region from Aneurinibacillus sp. REN35 encodes:
- the glmS gene encoding glutamine--fructose-6-phosphate transaminase (isomerizing) encodes MSGIVGFLGNRSAVPILLDCLDTLDYRGYDSAGIAVSDASQIEIRKTVGRIKDLRTHLLREPVKQGTLGIGHTRWATHGTPSVVNSHPLTGCDHRFIVVHNGIIENYPQLRRMLVKEGHTFKTETDTEVIPHLLEQYDEGDLEMTVQKVLPMLKGSFALAIMSEAQPDTIVAVSQDNPLVLGLGRREAFLASDIPALLPYTREIYPIKNGEIATLTPGKVTIKHLDGSVVEPAYSLADESVYDVLLHEYEHYMLKEIFDQPKALADTLADRLTSQGVELPELDQLWVAEQLQTLRRIDIVASGTSNHAGTIGKKALEQLLGLPVEVSYSSEFIHEHATLDERSLVVLVSQSGETADTLSALREAKKWGCPTLAITNTSGSSLARKADSTLHVKAGPELAVASTKAYTSHIAALMLLALWMAQKLDRAEGEEHAKLLAALKRLPQDTESTLVMTHDAVDQLAQLIDDQDHLFMIGRGLDYVLALEGALKLQEVAYIHADAYAAGEMKHGTMALITPGVPVIALATQERVFDKTISNIKEVKARDAFVVGITRIGDDLLAEEVDEVMYIPNTHPLLMPILAAIPLQLLAYYSGKVRGHDVDRPRNLAKSLTVE; translated from the coding sequence ATGAGTGGTATTGTAGGTTTTTTGGGGAATCGTAGTGCGGTACCCATTCTGCTCGATTGTCTGGATACGCTGGATTATCGTGGATATGATTCAGCGGGAATTGCTGTATCGGATGCAAGCCAGATCGAGATCAGAAAGACAGTGGGGCGGATCAAAGACCTGCGCACGCACCTGCTGCGTGAGCCCGTCAAGCAAGGGACGCTTGGCATCGGGCATACTCGTTGGGCTACCCACGGTACGCCGTCGGTGGTGAACTCCCATCCTTTAACGGGTTGTGATCACCGCTTTATTGTTGTACATAATGGAATTATCGAGAACTATCCGCAACTGCGGCGGATGCTGGTAAAAGAGGGGCATACATTTAAAACAGAAACGGATACAGAAGTGATTCCGCACCTGCTTGAACAATATGATGAAGGTGACCTAGAGATGACCGTGCAGAAAGTGCTGCCGATGCTAAAAGGCTCCTTCGCGCTTGCCATCATGTCGGAGGCGCAGCCAGATACGATTGTAGCTGTATCACAGGATAATCCGCTTGTGCTTGGGCTTGGCAGAAGAGAAGCGTTTCTTGCTTCCGATATTCCGGCGTTGCTTCCGTATACCCGTGAGATCTATCCGATTAAGAATGGAGAGATCGCGACGCTAACACCAGGCAAAGTTACGATCAAGCACTTGGACGGAAGCGTGGTAGAACCTGCCTACTCGCTTGCGGATGAGTCGGTATATGATGTGCTGCTTCATGAATATGAGCACTATATGCTAAAAGAGATCTTCGATCAACCCAAAGCACTCGCCGACACGCTTGCCGACCGTCTTACGTCGCAAGGGGTAGAGCTTCCTGAACTTGATCAACTATGGGTCGCAGAGCAGCTACAGACACTGCGCAGAATTGACATCGTCGCAAGCGGTACATCCAATCATGCGGGAACAATCGGCAAGAAAGCATTGGAGCAGCTGCTTGGTCTGCCGGTAGAAGTCTCGTACTCGTCCGAGTTTATCCATGAGCACGCCACGCTTGACGAGCGGTCGCTGGTCGTGCTTGTAAGTCAATCCGGTGAGACCGCGGATACGCTCTCCGCGCTGCGGGAAGCGAAGAAATGGGGATGCCCTACGCTTGCCATTACAAATACGTCAGGAAGCTCGCTCGCCCGTAAAGCAGACAGCACCCTGCATGTAAAAGCGGGGCCGGAGCTTGCGGTTGCCTCAACCAAGGCGTATACCTCCCATATTGCAGCGCTTATGCTGCTTGCTCTGTGGATGGCACAAAAGCTTGATAGAGCGGAGGGTGAGGAGCATGCGAAGCTGCTTGCAGCACTCAAGCGGCTGCCGCAGGATACAGAATCTACGCTTGTTATGACTCATGATGCTGTGGATCAACTCGCTCAATTAATTGATGATCAAGATCACCTGTTTATGATCGGCAGAGGACTTGATTATGTATTGGCGCTTGAGGGCGCTTTAAAATTACAGGAAGTCGCCTATATTCATGCGGATGCCTATGCAGCAGGCGAGATGAAGCATGGAACGATGGCGCTGATTACTCCCGGTGTACCCGTTATTGCCCTGGCCACGCAGGAGCGTGTCTTCGATAAGACGATCAGCAATATTAAAGAAGTGAAGGCGCGCGATGCTTTTGTAGTAGGGATTACCCGCATCGGTGATGATTTGCTGGCGGAGGAAGTGGATGAAGTGATGTATATTCCGAATACACATCCGCTGCTGATGCCGATTTTAGCTGCAATTCCGCTGCAGCTTCTGGCGTATTATTCCGGCAAAGTGCGTGGTCATGATGTGGATCGCCCGCGAAATTTGGCGAAGAGCTTGACGGTGGAGTAG
- the phaZ gene encoding intracellular short-chain-length polyhydroxyalkanoate depolymerase produces the protein MEVSLSNGETLFYQKKNGGEDILLLLHGNLASSDQWDLLIEQLPSNYTIYAPDLRGYGKSTYNKPIKTFNDFATDIKLFCDELNLTTFHLMGWSNGGGVAMQFAANYPTRVDKLILLASMSTRGYPAYNPDGERLQSREKIASDPMINRMLHAQTKGEKTFFEAAMNHLVYPINKPEKERFEKYVEGALQQQNVIDVADAANRFNISSVSNGIIEGTRNLKNIVSPVLVLRGKHDLMVSETMTLEIVNDMKEHDIHVIYKVLNAGHSPLVDDINNTIVEINQFLL, from the coding sequence ATGGAGGTTTCATTAAGTAATGGCGAGACGCTTTTTTATCAAAAAAAGAATGGTGGAGAAGATATTCTTTTGCTGCTTCATGGTAATTTGGCATCTTCAGATCAATGGGATTTGTTAATTGAACAATTACCATCTAATTATACAATATATGCACCTGATTTGCGTGGTTACGGGAAATCTACTTACAACAAACCCATAAAAACATTTAATGATTTTGCTACAGATATCAAGTTGTTCTGTGATGAATTAAATCTTACTACTTTTCATTTAATGGGTTGGTCAAATGGTGGGGGAGTGGCCATGCAATTTGCAGCTAATTATCCTACCCGAGTAGATAAATTAATACTGCTTGCTTCTATGTCCACTCGTGGGTATCCAGCCTATAATCCTGATGGAGAAAGACTTCAATCCAGAGAGAAAATTGCTTCTGATCCTATGATTAATAGAATGTTACATGCACAAACTAAAGGAGAAAAAACTTTTTTTGAGGCAGCTATGAATCACTTAGTGTATCCAATCAATAAACCAGAGAAAGAAAGATTTGAGAAGTATGTAGAAGGGGCATTACAGCAGCAAAATGTAATTGATGTAGCAGATGCAGCCAATAGATTCAATATAAGCTCAGTTTCAAATGGGATTATTGAAGGTACCAGAAATCTAAAAAATATCGTTTCCCCAGTACTTGTTTTACGGGGGAAACATGATCTCATGGTTTCAGAAACTATGACATTAGAGATTGTTAATGACATGAAAGAGCACGATATTCATGTAATCTATAAAGTTTTAAATGCGGGGCATTCTCCTTTAGTAGATGATATTAATAACACAATAGTAGAAATCAATCAATTTCTGCTTTAA
- a CDS encoding RidA family protein: protein MKVSRNPKEIHAPVAPYVHQIEVTGPNKWLTLSGQLGMEKDGSVPEDPAEQMKIALDNIRKNLESADMDVQDITKLVFYLVEEIDLNQRKKIIHDFLGDHLPCMTLMYVVALAAPIFKVEIDAWACKEIT, encoded by the coding sequence ATGAAAGTCTCTAGAAATCCAAAAGAAATTCACGCACCAGTAGCTCCTTATGTACACCAAATCGAAGTAACCGGACCTAATAAATGGTTAACATTATCTGGACAATTAGGCATGGAAAAAGACGGGAGTGTACCCGAAGATCCAGCAGAACAAATGAAGATAGCACTAGACAATATCAGAAAAAATCTTGAATCTGCTGACATGGATGTTCAAGACATAACCAAGCTAGTTTTTTATTTGGTTGAAGAAATTGACCTCAATCAAAGAAAGAAAATAATTCATGACTTTCTTGGTGATCACCTTCCTTGCATGACACTGATGTATGTAGTCGCATTAGCTGCACCTATCTTTAAAGTTGAGATTGATGCTTGGGCATGCAAAGAAATAACATGA
- a CDS encoding PepSY domain-containing protein: protein MNKRLLVSALSTGLILSGFGITSASNQDKDIEKKLMTEKQAIQIAERAAKGTVTKVNLEEDNDQYVYEVELETKTGEAEADINAITGDVIELTKESATTVKKDDRSSYPELDVIAKQIDKVQGYKIQTVTDHKGKRILLFVDQNGKKQYKTIFVKNTHRLKIIELNGGLFLQVFSYIQRHVHIIKNTFIKGSLRT, encoded by the coding sequence ATGAATAAAAGGCTATTGGTAAGTGCCTTATCAACAGGGCTTATTCTAAGCGGATTCGGTATTACATCAGCTTCAAACCAAGATAAAGACATAGAGAAAAAGCTGATGACGGAAAAGCAAGCTATTCAAATTGCTGAAAGGGCTGCAAAAGGCACAGTAACTAAAGTTAACTTGGAGGAAGATAATGACCAATATGTGTACGAGGTAGAGCTTGAAACGAAGACAGGGGAAGCCGAAGCTGATATTAACGCCATTACAGGAGATGTAATTGAATTGACAAAGGAATCGGCGACCACTGTAAAAAAAGATGACAGGTCATCATACCCTGAACTTGATGTCATTGCGAAGCAAATTGATAAGGTGCAGGGTTATAAGATCCAGACTGTCACAGATCATAAAGGAAAGCGTATTTTATTGTTTGTAGACCAGAACGGTAAAAAACAATATAAAACGATTTTTGTTAAAAATACTCATCGCTTGAAAATTATCGAATTAAATGGTGGCCTTTTTTTGCAAGTATTTTCATATATTCAGAGACATGTTCACATAATAAAAAATACTTTTATTAAGGGGTCCCTTCGCACGTGA
- a CDS encoding MarR family winged helix-turn-helix transcriptional regulator has product MDKNKEDSIRALMEEMFNIQVKSNRFIKLLTHNQGISDNLVLLLLHLKLFRFLKITEIADTFFLTPGAATKMCDKLEQLGFVERIRLKEDRRVVRVTLTKKGGEKVDQIFSTFSLKQLQTIASSLSEINHLFKNIEETI; this is encoded by the coding sequence ATGGATAAGAATAAGGAAGATTCCATTCGAGCTTTAATGGAGGAAATGTTTAATATTCAAGTTAAGTCGAATCGTTTTATAAAATTGCTTACTCATAATCAAGGTATCTCTGACAATTTAGTGCTTTTACTATTGCATCTTAAATTGTTTAGGTTTTTAAAAATCACGGAAATTGCAGATACATTCTTCTTAACGCCAGGTGCTGCAACTAAAATGTGTGATAAGCTTGAACAACTGGGTTTTGTTGAAAGAATAAGATTAAAAGAAGATCGTAGAGTTGTAAGAGTTACCTTAACAAAAAAAGGAGGAGAAAAAGTGGATCAAATATTTTCTACATTCTCCCTTAAACAGCTACAGACTATAGCCAGTTCCTTATCAGAGATAAATCACTTGTTTAAAAATATCGAAGAGACCATTTGA
- a CDS encoding DUF4097 family beta strand repeat-containing protein translates to MTLAVLGLLNSFKSNFEYRSNIENVNGIVLQSDFSNIKVVSTQPDLFIDFQGQETVFGKPNIDITYNKDKAVITVRTFNNGWKKMLPGKRHRGDIHLNIPPSSLDEIHLETKNGNVDVDRVAGASRLFLSSDVGGISMNSFQGEFLHVEAGNGSITLGEVHGQITIRNKVGSLKSLVLQSMKGENNIKISNGNVNVQLPKETKTDDIGLNISTKNGKIFSKERTLNITNKGPGKEVINNTPNNETKLNISVLVGNIEIN, encoded by the coding sequence ATGACACTAGCAGTTCTAGGTTTATTGAACAGTTTTAAAAGTAACTTCGAATACCGATCAAACATAGAAAATGTCAATGGAATTGTGCTGCAATCCGATTTTTCAAACATTAAGGTAGTCAGTACTCAACCAGATTTATTTATTGATTTTCAAGGGCAAGAAACTGTATTTGGAAAGCCGAATATTGATATTACTTACAATAAGGACAAAGCTGTTATTACTGTACGTACATTTAATAATGGATGGAAGAAAATGCTGCCTGGTAAAAGACACAGAGGGGATATACATTTAAACATACCACCTAGTTCGTTAGATGAGATTCACTTAGAAACAAAAAATGGAAATGTTGATGTAGACCGTGTTGCGGGAGCTAGTCGGCTATTCCTTAGCTCAGATGTAGGAGGGATTAGCATGAATAGCTTCCAAGGAGAATTTCTACATGTTGAAGCGGGGAATGGTTCCATTACTTTAGGAGAAGTACATGGACAAATTACTATTAGAAATAAAGTAGGCTCGTTAAAGAGTCTAGTCCTCCAAAGTATGAAAGGAGAAAACAATATTAAAATTTCTAATGGCAATGTAAACGTTCAGTTACCTAAAGAGACAAAAACGGATGATATAGGATTAAATATTTCGACTAAAAATGGCAAGATTTTTTCTAAAGAGCGTACATTAAATATTACCAATAAAGGACCAGGGAAAGAAGTAATTAATAATACACCAAATAATGAAACAAAACTAAATATATCGGTCTTAGTAGGAAATATAGAAATTAATTAA
- a CDS encoding LysR family transcriptional regulator → MELLQLQYFRKVARLEHMTKAAQELHIAQPALSKTISRLEKELGVPLFDRKGRHISLNEYGKTFLHKVESALTTLEEGRMEIQDLAGMEQGRISVATTNHKCFSEIIGSFIISNPHVKLQITQASEKEKVQQLRNGDIDFCITFPPIEEAGIEGLAFPSEEILLAVPHTHRFANRRSITLRELSDDPFICIKQGNSFRNMTDEFFRTAGCNPNIMCEVDEHAAVIYFIRAGIGVGFLPETLIEKGETFYHTLHIDQPVCQRTYQIAWLKGRYLSLAARNFRDFLVRDFTDMLR, encoded by the coding sequence ATGGAACTGCTGCAGCTACAGTATTTTAGAAAGGTCGCAAGATTAGAACATATGACGAAAGCTGCACAAGAACTTCATATCGCTCAGCCCGCTCTCAGCAAAACAATCTCTCGGCTCGAGAAGGAATTAGGGGTACCGTTATTTGATCGCAAAGGAAGGCACATCTCTCTCAACGAGTACGGAAAAACATTTTTACATAAAGTAGAATCGGCATTAACCACTCTTGAAGAGGGCAGAATGGAGATTCAGGATCTCGCAGGAATGGAGCAAGGACGTATTTCTGTAGCAACAACCAATCATAAATGCTTTTCTGAGATCATTGGTTCATTTATTATTTCAAACCCGCATGTAAAACTTCAAATTACGCAAGCGTCTGAGAAAGAAAAAGTGCAGCAGCTGCGAAACGGGGACATCGACTTTTGTATTACATTCCCTCCTATTGAAGAGGCGGGAATCGAGGGATTGGCCTTCCCCAGCGAAGAAATCTTACTGGCTGTTCCCCATACACATCGATTTGCAAATCGAAGGAGCATTACCCTACGTGAACTTTCCGATGATCCTTTTATCTGCATAAAACAAGGGAATTCATTTCGCAACATGACGGATGAATTCTTTCGAACGGCCGGGTGTAATCCAAATATAATGTGCGAAGTTGATGAACATGCAGCAGTTATTTATTTCATTCGTGCGGGAATTGGGGTTGGTTTTTTACCGGAAACTTTAATAGAAAAAGGGGAGACATTTTATCATACATTGCATATCGACCAGCCTGTTTGTCAACGCACCTACCAAATCGCTTGGCTCAAGGGACGCTATCTATCTTTGGCGGCACGAAATTTCCGAGACTTTCTTGTCCGGGATTTTACCGACATGCTACGGTAA
- a CDS encoding NADP-dependent oxidoreductase codes for MKAAAMSTFGPPSVLQVMEFENPKVNTGQVRVRIKAAGVQPFDAEVRSSGWTPPGLEVRYPQILGNEFAGIIDQVGDEGTDFSVGDEVIGWALLACYAEFVVVSVDQIVHKPTSMSWEEAGAIAASGQTAHTALSVVRVGKGDTVLIHAAAGGVGTIAVQLARAWGATVIGTASERNHEYLRSLGVLPVTYGEGLVDRVRAYAPKGVDAAFDAAGDAALLASVELVQDRDRIGTIVAFDLGEKLGVRLIRSNRSVERLTELVDLYAQGKLRIHIRKTFPLDQAADAHREIESGHGRGKVVLTID; via the coding sequence ATGAAAGCCGCAGCAATGTCTACTTTTGGCCCTCCGAGCGTTTTGCAGGTAATGGAATTTGAAAACCCAAAGGTAAACACTGGCCAAGTACGTGTACGGATTAAAGCTGCCGGGGTACAGCCGTTCGATGCAGAGGTACGCAGCAGCGGCTGGACACCACCCGGTCTAGAAGTACGGTATCCACAAATTCTTGGCAACGAGTTTGCAGGGATTATTGATCAAGTCGGGGATGAAGGTACAGACTTTTCAGTTGGAGATGAAGTGATTGGATGGGCTTTACTGGCCTGCTATGCAGAATTTGTTGTAGTTAGTGTTGATCAGATTGTGCATAAGCCCACCAGCATGTCTTGGGAAGAGGCGGGGGCAATAGCCGCTTCTGGACAGACAGCTCATACTGCACTATCGGTAGTAAGGGTTGGCAAAGGCGATACTGTGCTGATACATGCCGCTGCTGGAGGTGTCGGTACGATTGCTGTTCAACTGGCGCGTGCCTGGGGAGCGACTGTCATTGGTACTGCAAGCGAACGCAATCATGAGTACCTCCGTTCGCTTGGCGTGCTGCCTGTTACGTATGGAGAGGGGCTTGTAGACAGAGTCCGTGCTTATGCACCAAAGGGAGTAGACGCTGCCTTCGATGCCGCTGGGGATGCAGCTCTGCTTGCATCGGTAGAACTTGTCCAGGACAGAGATCGCATTGGGACGATCGTTGCATTTGACCTGGGAGAAAAACTGGGGGTCCGCCTCATTCGCAGCAACCGATCTGTCGAGCGGCTCACTGAACTTGTCGACTTATATGCACAAGGAAAATTGCGCATCCACATCAGAAAGACATTTCCACTGGACCAAGCTGCGGACGCCCACCGGGAGATCGAAAGTGGTCACGGCCGGGGAAAAGTTGTCCTTACCATTGACTAA
- a CDS encoding CbrC family protein — translation MLSFVIEIDVTMLEQSKKGSFFAGVRKIFTQEEFEIFRLAAQTKKEVHTAKIKNLDGLLRMEQLACIVSSHHGRYTIYKVEGLTRSIGSIEEVREHIEHFIENNQLPVFTYHPNVYKQNIIIYHPNICEVCEKEQEYFYDLHPYSEYDLEHVCVYCIANGEANKKFGAEFNNVIAKNFDGVDQEKIKELVERTPSYITWQGEFWFSHCNNICAFIGDLQASDIENFKEEVVEDLEEQAEWFGLTVDEYIDELVDGHMQGYLFQCLHCGKHNVYSDMD, via the coding sequence ATGCTCTCATTTGTCATAGAAATAGATGTAACCATGCTGGAACAGAGCAAAAAAGGCTCATTTTTTGCTGGGGTCCGCAAGATTTTTACACAAGAGGAATTTGAGATTTTTAGATTGGCAGCGCAAACCAAAAAAGAAGTTCACACCGCAAAGATAAAGAATCTGGATGGCCTCTTGCGAATGGAGCAATTGGCTTGCATTGTCTCCTCGCATCATGGACGCTATACGATTTATAAAGTCGAAGGATTGACGCGAAGCATTGGGAGTATAGAAGAAGTCCGCGAGCACATTGAACATTTTATAGAGAATAATCAACTGCCGGTATTTACCTATCATCCAAACGTGTACAAGCAAAATATCATTATCTACCATCCGAATATATGTGAAGTGTGTGAAAAGGAGCAGGAGTACTTTTATGATTTGCATCCTTACAGCGAATACGATTTAGAACATGTATGCGTGTATTGTATTGCGAATGGAGAGGCCAATAAAAAATTCGGGGCAGAATTTAATAACGTCATTGCAAAAAACTTTGACGGGGTCGATCAAGAAAAAATCAAAGAGTTAGTGGAAAGAACCCCCTCCTATATTACTTGGCAAGGGGAATTTTGGTTTTCGCATTGTAATAACATCTGTGCGTTTATCGGGGATTTGCAGGCATCAGATATTGAAAATTTTAAAGAAGAGGTAGTAGAGGATCTAGAAGAACAAGCGGAATGGTTCGGGTTAACAGTTGACGAATATATCGATGAATTAGTAGACGGACATATGCAGGGCTATTTATTTCAATGCCTGCATTGCGGGAAACACAACGTATATTCTGATATGGATTGA
- a CDS encoding SMI1/KNR4 family protein: protein MNNNYTIFVEQWNDMLSKICDIGGDVLPLSIDRPATVEEIHAVECKLGFSLPEDFKDVVLHFSKAVYFRWSFPDEVNVPDEWSEVFSGELGWNIEWLEDATPSAIEMEEEGYGQGLKNKLQFFYVGNGDMVAFDMSSEGNNKNIVYWSHEEDEVVLVADSFLSFIEKLTELYCVGAEIWQYETFMDANGLNPAMESSSRWKSWFKLLTEVKREDVAHDLECVIEYVLNHGSVEKEMFELYSRKEIFEKAKGHLQQEDRQRKRTACKIIGEVVGECASDWVLELWKDNYLVDEELRSYLTACCVAEDKGLALVYSYLESQTNAHAARHLCHFQSNKVISWMEEHVRFPVTDGWDELFAVSKPTWDDIVRWIHLEDRHRTTIIHALERMVETNPYFPYGEEQKKIVHAPSKNEVVQLLYKLKEMQVLNNKKRILDEVIEQIDVLL, encoded by the coding sequence TTGAACAATAACTATACAATTTTTGTAGAGCAATGGAATGATATGTTATCTAAAATATGTGACATTGGCGGAGACGTACTACCTCTTTCTATTGATCGCCCCGCAACGGTAGAGGAAATTCATGCTGTTGAATGTAAACTTGGCTTTTCACTTCCCGAGGATTTTAAAGATGTAGTGTTACATTTTTCGAAGGCGGTATATTTTCGCTGGTCTTTTCCAGATGAAGTGAATGTACCGGATGAATGGAGTGAGGTTTTTTCCGGGGAATTAGGGTGGAACATAGAATGGCTTGAAGATGCAACGCCTAGTGCCATTGAAATGGAAGAGGAGGGATATGGACAGGGGCTGAAAAATAAACTTCAGTTTTTTTATGTAGGTAACGGTGATATGGTAGCGTTCGATATGAGTTCCGAGGGGAATAACAAAAATATTGTCTATTGGAGCCATGAAGAAGATGAAGTGGTTCTTGTAGCGGATAGCTTTTTATCCTTTATCGAGAAGCTGACGGAACTGTATTGTGTTGGTGCGGAAATATGGCAGTATGAAACCTTTATGGATGCAAATGGACTGAATCCTGCTATGGAATCATCGAGCAGGTGGAAAAGCTGGTTCAAGTTATTAACAGAGGTGAAGCGAGAAGATGTTGCGCATGATTTGGAGTGCGTGATTGAGTATGTATTGAACCACGGCAGTGTAGAGAAAGAAATGTTTGAGCTGTACAGTCGGAAAGAGATATTTGAAAAAGCAAAAGGACATCTGCAACAAGAAGATAGGCAGCGTAAGAGAACCGCTTGCAAAATCATTGGAGAGGTAGTAGGTGAATGTGCATCTGACTGGGTTCTTGAACTTTGGAAGGACAATTATCTTGTAGATGAGGAGCTTCGTTCTTATCTTACCGCATGCTGTGTAGCGGAAGATAAGGGACTAGCGCTCGTATATTCGTATTTGGAAAGTCAGACAAACGCACACGCTGCGCGGCATCTCTGTCATTTTCAATCCAATAAAGTCATTTCATGGATGGAGGAGCATGTGCGTTTCCCTGTAACGGACGGTTGGGATGAGCTTTTTGCTGTATCGAAGCCGACCTGGGATGATATCGTAAGGTGGATTCATTTAGAGGATAGACACAGAACGACAATTATTCATGCTTTGGAAAGAATGGTAGAGACAAATCCGTACTTCCCTTATGGAGAGGAGCAGAAAAAAATTGT